In Cytophagia bacterium CHB2, the DNA window TAGCATCGCTTGTCATCCTACATGGATCGGGTGACGTACTCGGCATTAAGCCCAGGCTCAAACAACTCCATGTCTGAGACACGGCGAGTGAGTCAGCAAATGAAGAGGTTGCTTACCGGCAATTTTATTGATCGGCGGCTTCTGTCGAATCTTTTGCAACCGCTTGCTGCACTTTTACAACTTTGGTACTCAAGTCTGCCGCCAGCGTTTCGGCGGCTTCACGGAATTGCGCGGATGAAGCGGCTTTCGCATGACAGGCGAGCAGCGCTTCGCCGCTTTCCACATGCAAAATGCGCGCATCGGTTTCATAGCCGCCGGCGAGCCGGCTGAGATTGCCCACGGCGACGGCTTGTACGCCCAAGATTTTTCCCACCGCCACCGCCGTCTCCGCCTCCAACGCGCCGGTTTGTCCCAAAGCCTGCTCTTCAAAAACGCGGTCGATCTGGCGGCGCTCCACGATGCGATAGGCGCCATGATTGATCAGCGCGGTTACCATCATTTCTGAAAAAGTTGCGCCCAGCCCTTGCGCGGTTGAATCGCCGCCGGGATAATCAAACGGGAAAACTGCCAACATCGGCTTCTCGCCCACGACGGTTATTGCCTGTGGCTCCGGTGCAGGTTCTGCAGCTTTCTCCGGTTTTGGCTGCGCTTTGTTAAACCATTCCGGATGCTGGCTGCGAATGCGCGCGATGACTTGCGCCGCTTGCGCGCGATCCTTCCCTCCCTCCGGCGCGAATTTCAAAGCCTTGGTGAAATGATCGTACGCTGCAAGGGACTTGCCTTCCTTGAACAATAAATCAGCATAGGCTAAATGCGCCTTTGCGTTTTTCGGATCGAGCCGGAGAGCCTGTTCGAATTTCGCTTTTGCCAGAACCACGCGGCCGCGCTTCATCAGCGCAAGGCCTTCGTTGGTCAATTTCGCGGAACGTATCTCGGCGCGATCCGCCGCAGCCTCGCGCGCGACCCGGCGCGCCGTTATTTGTGCAGAGGCGGAAGAAATCGCGCCGGACAAAAACCATAAACTCAACAGCATCAGAAAATATTTCATAATGAACTCCTGTTTTTCCGTTTATGTAGCTTAGTTTTCTGACATTAAAAGTAAACTGCAAATGAACACGAATAGCAAAAATCATCACCGCTGCAAAAAGCAAGCTTAATTTCTACTCCGCCGGTCAAAAACGCAAGCACTTTATCCTGGGATTTGCGTTTGCGCGCTTGACATCACAAGTGAAACTTTGCATATTGGCCGCATCCCAGCACAATCATTATTGCCGTTCATTATCAAGAGGAGGATTTCATGCCACGTGACCTCAGTTGCCACTTTAAGAAAACCCGGCCGCTGGCAAATCATGTTTTGCCGACTGCGGTTCTCATCGTCCTCATCAACACCTGCGTTGCCTATACGCAAATTGCGCCGACCGAGGGTTTACGCGACAATACGCCCAAAGTGCATGCCCTCATCAACGCCAGAATCGTCCCGGCGCCTGGACAAGTAATCGAAAAAGGCGCAGTGATCGTGCGCGACGGTGTGATCGTGGCCGCCGGCGCGCAAGTGACGCCGCCGGCAGATGCGCGCGTATGGGATTACACCGCCAAGACTATTTATCCTGGTTTCATTGAAACCTATTCGAATCTCGGGTTGCCGGCAGCGCCTCCTCCCACTCGCGGCCAGGCCGGCGGCGGTCAAACGGAACGCCGCACCGAAGAACGGCGCGGGCCGCGGCATTGGAATCCCCTGATGCGCGCCGATGACAGCGCCGAAGAAATGTTTCAACCGGATGCCAAGAAAGCGCAAGCGCTGCGCGAGTTGGGATTTTGTGCGGCATTAACCGCACCGGCCAAAGGCATTTTCCGCGGCGCCAGCGCACTGATCAGTTTGGGCGAAGAAGCGGCGAATCGCGGCATCCTCAAACCCAACGTGGCGCAGCATCTCGCTTTCGAAACCGCCACGTTTCAGGACGGTGGCTATCCCAATTCCGTCATGGGCAGCATTTCATTCATCCGCCAAACGTTTTTGGATGCGAAATGGTATGAAGCGGCGATGACGGCTTATCGCAAGAATCCCGCGCAAACGCGCCCGGAAGAAAGTCCCGCACTCGCGGCTTTGTTCGAAGCGGCGAACAGCCGGCAGCCGGTGATCATCGAAGTGAACGATGATTTGAATTTCATGCGCGCATTGAAAATCGCGAAAGAATTCAATCTCAACATGATCGTGCGCGGCAGCGGCCATGAATATCGCCAGTTGGATCGCGTGAAAGCCGCGGGCGTCACGCTGATTTTACCGCTCGATTTCCCGGAGAAACCCAACGTCGAAACGCCGGAAGATGCGCTGGAAGTTACACTCGAGGAATTGCAACATTGGGATATGGCGCCGGCGAATGCGCATTGGCTGCAACAAGCCGGCGTAAGTTTTGCGTTGAGCACCACCAAACTCAAAAAGGAATCAGATTTTCCCGGGCGCGTGCGCGAAGCCATCAAACGCGGCTTGCCGGAGAGCGCCGCACTGGCGGCATTGACGACGATTCCCGCGAAAATCGTGGGTGAAGAAAATCGTTTGGGCAGCATTGCCTCGGGTAAAGTTGCGAATCTCGTTGTCACCGACGGCAATTTGTTTGCCGAAAAAACTTCGATTTTGGATGTTTGGATCGACGGCAGCCGCCATGAAATCAAGAAGCCGGCGGCAGTTGATTTGCGCGGCACGTGGGAAATCACACTGACCAATGCTGCGGGCACGATTCAATCTTATAAGCTCAATCTCAAAGGCACGCCGGAGAAATTGAGCGGCGACATTGCTAAAGACGCGACAAAGGCCAATCTCACCAAAGCACAACTCGATGACAAGAAAGTTGCGTTGGTTTTCAAAGGCGACTCGCTCGGCCATGCCGGTGTGATCCGGCTTTCGGGTTTCGCTGAAGCCGGCGCATTGCAAGGCAACGGCGAGCTGGCCGACGGCTCTGCGGTTTCGTGGAGCGCGAAACAAACCGCGCCGTTTGAAGAAAAATCTTCGGAGAAAATCAAGGCGGCCGCAGCGCCTGCGGTTTTGAAGAAAGTTTATCCCTTTGGCGGCTATGGCCGCAGCAGCGCGCCCGAGCAGCCGCAAACCGTTTTGGTGCGCGGGGCAACGATTTGGACCAGCGGCCCGCAGGGCAAACTCGAAGACGCGGATATGCTGATCAAAGCCGGTAAAATCGCGCAAATCGGCAAGAGCTTGACGGCGCCTGCCGGCGCGATGATTATCGATGCGAAAGGCAAACATGTCACGCCCGGCTTGATCGATGCGCATTCACATTCCGCCGCTTCGTCGATCAATGAATCTGGCCAGGCGGTGACCTCGGAAGTCGGCATCGAAGATGTGATTAATCCCACCAGCATCAACATCTATCAGCAACTTGCCGGCGGGCTGACGGTTGCACATGTGATGCATGGCTCCGCAAATCCGATTGGCGGAAAAAATCAAACCATGAAATGGCGCTGGGGCGCGGATGCCGAAGGATTGAAATTCGTCGAAGCGCCGCCGACCATAAAATTCGCGCTGGGCGAAAACGTCAAGCGCAGCAACAGCTCGCAGCCTTCGAGCCGTTATCCCGCCACGCGCATGGGCGTTGAGCAAATCATCAGTGATCGTTTCAAAGCCGCGCGCGATTATGAGAAGGAGTGGAACACATTCAACGCCGCCAAGAAAAATGCGGTCGCGGCCATCCCGCCGCGCCGCGATTTGGAGCTGGAAACGCTGGTTGAAATCTTGAACGGCAAGCGCTTCATTCATTGCCATTCTTACCGCCAGGACGAAATTTTAATGCTCATTCGCCTGGCGGATGAGTTCGGCTTCAAAGTCGGAACGTTCCAACACGTGCTGGAAGGGTATAAAGTCGCGGATGCCATCAGCACGCACGGCGCGGCGGCCTCGTGTTTCAGCGATTGGTGGGCGTACAAGTTCGAAGTGTACGATGCCATTCCGCACAATGGCGCGATGATGCACAAGCAGGGCATCGTAGTTTCGTTCAACTCGGATAGCGGCGAGTTGGCGCGGCGCATGAATCTCGAAGCGGCAAAAGCAGTGAAATACGGCAATGTGCCCGAGGAAGAAGCGCTGAAGTTCGTCACGCTGAATCCTGCGATTCAACTCAAAGTCGATCATCTTGTCGGCTCGCTCGAAGCCGGCAAACACGCGGATTTCGCGATTTGGAACGGCTCGCCGCTGTCAACCTATTCGATGTGCGAGCAGACGTGGATCGAGGGCCGCAAGTATTTCGATCGTGAGGAAGATCTCCGCATGCGAGCGGAAGTCGAAAAAGAACGCGCTGCGTTGATCCAAAAAGTTTTGATGGAAAAAGAAGAGAGCGCCAAAGATAGTCCGCGCGAGGCAAAGAAACCCACGGATTGAGTTCGTAGTCGCGCCTTCAGGCGCGTTCGGTAACTAAACTTCTTGACCCTGAAGGGTCAACTACGAACTAGACCCAACACGGAGC includes these proteins:
- a CDS encoding amidohydrolase — translated: MPRDLSCHFKKTRPLANHVLPTAVLIVLINTCVAYTQIAPTEGLRDNTPKVHALINARIVPAPGQVIEKGAVIVRDGVIVAAGAQVTPPADARVWDYTAKTIYPGFIETYSNLGLPAAPPPTRGQAGGGQTERRTEERRGPRHWNPLMRADDSAEEMFQPDAKKAQALRELGFCAALTAPAKGIFRGASALISLGEEAANRGILKPNVAQHLAFETATFQDGGYPNSVMGSISFIRQTFLDAKWYEAAMTAYRKNPAQTRPEESPALAALFEAANSRQPVIIEVNDDLNFMRALKIAKEFNLNMIVRGSGHEYRQLDRVKAAGVTLILPLDFPEKPNVETPEDALEVTLEELQHWDMAPANAHWLQQAGVSFALSTTKLKKESDFPGRVREAIKRGLPESAALAALTTIPAKIVGEENRLGSIASGKVANLVVTDGNLFAEKTSILDVWIDGSRHEIKKPAAVDLRGTWEITLTNAAGTIQSYKLNLKGTPEKLSGDIAKDATKANLTKAQLDDKKVALVFKGDSLGHAGVIRLSGFAEAGALQGNGELADGSAVSWSAKQTAPFEEKSSEKIKAAAAPAVLKKVYPFGGYGRSSAPEQPQTVLVRGATIWTSGPQGKLEDADMLIKAGKIAQIGKSLTAPAGAMIIDAKGKHVTPGLIDAHSHSAASSINESGQAVTSEVGIEDVINPTSINIYQQLAGGLTVAHVMHGSANPIGGKNQTMKWRWGADAEGLKFVEAPPTIKFALGENVKRSNSSQPSSRYPATRMGVEQIISDRFKAARDYEKEWNTFNAAKKNAVAAIPPRRDLELETLVEILNGKRFIHCHSYRQDEILMLIRLADEFGFKVGTFQHVLEGYKVADAISTHGAAASCFSDWWAYKFEVYDAIPHNGAMMHKQGIVVSFNSDSGELARRMNLEAAKAVKYGNVPEEEALKFVTLNPAIQLKVDHLVGSLEAGKHADFAIWNGSPLSTYSMCEQTWIEGRKYFDREEDLRMRAEVEKERAALIQKVLMEKEESAKDSPREAKKPTD